A DNA window from Calliphora vicina chromosome 1, idCalVici1.1, whole genome shotgun sequence contains the following coding sequences:
- the LOC135960261 gene encoding attacin-A-like yields the protein MGISLSANTWGINNLNIFAAQKVGDDQIQTLAGLFANINLEGGPLVKGFFAETNMIVGNAVNVTYATISREADNLQGSLRLRLFKNDLYGVDLNFYHNTTNIYNFFTFCRIGGNICWCCPQEGHMLAVGISHTPLFNSSTLDLICKVNLWKTENGSFNIDLTSNLTFHIRGPLVGQQNIVSSLTISYDLWNRVLKETVLTN from the exons ATGGGCATTAGTTTATCGGCCAATACTTGGGgaataaataacttaaatatatttgcaGCTCAAAAAGTGGGGGATGATCAAATACAAACTTTAGCAGGGCTATTTGCCAATATAAATCTTGAGGGTGGACCTTTAGTAAAAGGATTTTTTGCTGAAACAAATATGAT TGTAGGAAATGCTGTAAATGTTACTTATGCCACCATTTCCAGGGAGGCTGATAATCTACAGGGCAGTTTACGTTTACGCCtgtttaaaaatgatttatatGGAGTCGATTTGAATTTCTATCACAACACcactaatatttataatttctttacattttgcCGCATTGGTGGCAACATTTGTTGGTGTTGTCCCCAGGAGGGTCATATGCTAGCAGTGGGTATTTCACACACACCCTTATTCAACTCCAGCACTTTAGATTTGATTTGTAAAGTGAATTTATGGAAAACTGAAAATGGATCATTCAATATAGATCTCACATCAAATCTAACATTTCATATAAGAGGACCTTTAGTGGGCCAGCAAAATATAGTTTCCTCTTTGACCATATCTTATGATCTGTGGAATAGAGTGCTCAAAGAAacagttttaacaaattaa